The following are encoded together in the Scomber scombrus chromosome 7, fScoSco1.1, whole genome shotgun sequence genome:
- the smg9 gene encoding nonsense-mediated mRNA decay factor SMG9: protein MSESGHSQPGMYGQGRRRRRRRGDRDAGPQGQNLSGPSRDREYQPRERRDGSEDPPGPLIQKTPIILAKPPGERAKPSQNAPISGAPVLDKPIMLMKARDDGAKPGTPPEAAQPSGPGPSKMEREGQRPTQPVYQIQNRGMAASASSSAVDPMVGQSKLLPPEKMKHSIKLVDDQMNWCDSAMEYLRDQTDMLVVGVIGLQGTGKSTVMSLLSANTPEEDQRGYVFRAQTQEIKERGGNQSTGIDFFITQERVIFLDTQPILSPSILDHLINNDRKLPPEYNLPYTYVEMQSLQIAAFLFTVCHVVIVVQDWFTDLNLYRFLQTAEMLKPSTPSASHDSTGSSGIDDGAEYYPHIVFLQNKARRDDFCPRNLKNMHMAVDKLMAHSHLKYKGTLSMLDCNIFPGLGQDYLDTEVNMFLLPMQENDGEDNLTKAGLGTYPLFSLLPGYRGHPAFSTMVSKLRSQILAMPRCQLSHTILTEKNWFHYAARIWDGVKKSSALSEYSRLLC, encoded by the exons ATGTCAGAGTCCGGCCACAGTCAGCCCGGGATGTACGGGCAGGGACGCAGGAGGAGGCGACGCCGAGGGGACAGGGATGCTGGACCTCAGGGGCAAAACCTGTCCGGACCCAGCCGGGACCGAGAATACCAACCAAGAGAACGAAGG GATGGGAGCGAGGATCCACCAGGCCCACTTATACAGAAGACCCCCATCATTCTGGCGAAACCACCCGGGGAAAGG GCCAAGCCATCACAGAATGCCCCCATCAGTGGAGCTCCAGTCCTTGACAAGCCCATTATGCTGATGAAAGCCCGGGATGATGGAGCAAAGCCTGGGACCCCTCCAGAGGCTGCTCAGCCCTCTGGTCCTGGGCCCTCCAAGATGGAAAGGGAAGGGCAGCGACCCACCCAGCCTGTATACCAGATCCAAAACAGAGGAATGGCCGCTTCTGCTTCAAGTAGCGCTGTGGACC CCATGGTTGGCCAGTCTAAACTCCTCCCTCCAGAGAAGATGAAGCACAGTATTAAACTGGTGGATGATCAGATGAATTGGTGTGACAGTGCCATGGAG TACTTGAGGGACCAGACAGATATGTTGGTGGTCGGAGTCATTGGCCTGCAGGGGACTGGGAAATCCACTGTCATGTCACTGTTATCTGCCAACACCCCTGAAGAGGATCAAAG gGGATATGTATTCAGAGCCCAGACTCAAGAAAttaaggagagaggaggaaaccAGAGCACAGGGATAGATTTTTTCATCACACAGGAAAGAGTCATCTTCTTGGACACACAG CCAATACTCAGCCCGTCTATTCTTGACCACCTCATCAACAACGATCGCAAGTTGCCTCCAGAGTACAACCTCCCCTATACATATGTTGAGATGCAG TCTCTTCAGATTGCCGCCTTCCTGTTTACAGTCTGCCATGTGGTCATCGTGGTTCAAGATTGGTTCACGGACTTAAACCTCTACAG gttTCTTCAAACTGCTGAGATGCTGAAACCTTCCACTCCATCTGCTAGCCATGACAGCACTGGTTCTTCAGGCATTGATGATGGAGCTGAGTACTATCCCCATATAG TGTTTCTGCAGAATAAGGCTAGACGGGATGATTTCTGCCCAAGGAATCTGAAAAATATGCATATGGCCGTGGACAAACTAATGGCCCACTCTCATCTCAAATACAAAG gtaCATTGTCCATGCTAGACTGCAATATCTTCCCTGGCCTGGGGCAGGATTATCTGGACACCGAAGTCAACATGTTCCTGCTTCCAATGCAGGAGAATGACGGGGAAGATAATCTGACTAAAGCAG GCCTGGGAACATACCCCCTGTTCTCTCTGCTTCCGGGGTACAGAGGACACCCTGCCTTCTCCACCATGGTTTCCAAGCTGCGCAGCCAAATACTGGCCATGCCCCGCTGTCAGCTGTCACACACCATTCTTACTGAGAAGAACTG gTTTCACTATGCAGCTCGTATCTGGGATGGGGTTAAAAAGTCTTCAGCCCTCTCCGAATACAGCCGCCTCCTCTGCTAA
- the LOC133983801 gene encoding urokinase plasminogen activator surface receptor-like — MNLLVLIFGIVLLPKAYTLKCYDCQPGPSGTCTETTAECPLQCGAMRMTTYAGGSKVSDVTMKSCVPAQQCFDLSVNFGTARNIISNKCCTTDLCNKQADEPSKPSPNGKKCYYCNGQMCTATLNCEGNEEYCISTSVMAGDEKTTVKGCASKLVCSDTAAAQMMGAVGADIKCCQGDFCNGPNIPRKASNSKTPDKTGNATSISAGLLLLLTALVTLVVFS, encoded by the exons ATGAATCTCCTTGTACTGATCTTTGGGATTGTGCTCCTCCCTAAAg caTACACCTTGAAGTGTTATGATTGTCAACCGGGACCCTCAGGAACCTGCACGGAGACAACAGCAGAATGCCCCTTGCAGTGTGGTGCAATGCGAATGACTACTTATGCAG gtGGTTCTAAAGTGTCAGATGTCACAATGAAAAGTTGTGTCCCCGCTCAGCAGTGTTTTGATTTGTCAGTCAACTTCGGAACGGCCAGAAACATTATTTCCAATAAGTGTTGCACTACCGATCTCTGCAACAAGCAAGCTGATG AGCCCAGTAAACCCAGTCCCAATGGTAAAAAGTGCTATTACTGCAATGGACAAATGTGCACTGCAACCCTAAACTGTGAAGGGAATGAGGAATACTGTATCTCAACATCAG TGATGGCAGGAGACGAAAAGACTACCGTGAAGGGCTGTGCGTCCAAGCTTGTCTGCTCTGATACAGCAGCTGCACAAATGATGGGGGCTGTTGGAGCAGATATTAAATGCTGTCAGGGCGATTTCTGCAACGGTCCAAACATCCCCCGCAAAGCCAGCAACTCCAAGACCCCCGACAAAACTGGCAACGCCACCAGCATAAGTGCTGGCCTTCTGCTCCTATTGACTGCACTGGTTACTTTGGTTGTGTTCTCTTAA
- the LOC133983388 gene encoding uncharacterized protein LOC133983388 — MPSNIKGMKGSCLVIPCRYDYYRYPPRRPDRVVWYQYVSRGYPLVYDNWYSYDVIQIFRDKTSRYTSTYSKDCSLQINPLDWSHHRQKIYPWVDPENVGSSTYRFFDTTVTIEVVDRAEKPDIVIFGEMKMGKSVTVQCTVYHTCPSYPPNLSVNIPGHHRLTPSSLSDGTSKITLTATMNIESDQQTVECLVRHTGGLTAKSSKTLNAECIPGTDHFMDTLVSDEIWERKVERTWTVTEDNQDVTCSVKYQGGQTATNELKLNVECPFEDIRMDEWQGEATEDVAKSVICSVSYKCKKNTPVIVWNYENMQNSPNSKRISSNTFKTVSNLTFIGSLEDDGKSLTCTARFMTGETSASAILHIKKYVEETDPHEKNLLSNLAATVPSRFKALTRSCVVIPCSFQHHDDLPMTRGIWSKKAGGVVYHNGRSNVLDHFKDRTRILGDLSEGNCTLEIDDIKPFDNGPFCFHAERQNDKYKFSNSCVFIIMKASPEKPVITPVPAEVDAGSTVSVSCSVTHTCPSHPPVFSWSVPHFTSKITHTETTQGIWETTSTITFMAAGGDGVQSLNCTATSWRGKQQASTVKLNVKGSLTYQLKRTLQVVIPVSILVLIIITLAAVFGVVIYRKRRHTNDSLTPPPRPEKRRSLWGRLSRRSIWSRFSRRVDDDHVGWHAERKPRNNITTKNCDTPIAKQRFPSPKNNRRPPRPVKPEDNCAVDYNVYGNI, encoded by the exons ATGCCAAGCAATATCAAAGGGATGAAAGGTTCCTGCCTTGTCATCCCTTGCAGATATGATTACTATCGTTATCCACCCCGGAGACCAGACCGTGTGGTTTGGTACCAGTATGTGAGCAGAGGATATCCTTTGGTCTATGACAACTGGTATTCATATGATGTCATTCAGATATTTCGAGACAAAACAAGCAGATATACATCTACATATAGCAAAGACTGCAGTCTCCAAATCAACCCATTGGATTGGTCTCACCACAGACAGAAAATCTACCCCTGGGTAGATCCAGAAAATGTTGGGAGTAGTACCTACCGATTCTTTGATACAACCGTAACAATTGAAGTAGTGG ACAGGGCAGAGAAGCCAGATATTGTGATCTTTGGAGAAATGAAGATGGGAAAGTCTGTGACTGTGCAATGCACTGTTTATCACACCTGTCCATCATATCCGCCAAACCTGAGTGTCAACATCCCAGGACACCACCGTCTTACTCCCAGTTCCCTGTCTGATGGCACATCCAAGATCACCTTGACAGCCACTATGAACATAGAGAGTGATCAGCAAACTGTGGAGTGCCTTGTTCGACACACTGGTGGTCTCACTGCAAAGTCATCTAAAACCTTAAATGCTGAGT GCATACCCGGAACTGACCACTTCATGGACACTCTGGTATCTGATGAGATTTGGGAGAGGAAAGTGGAGCGAACTTGGACTGTAACAGAGGATAACCAGGATGTGACGTGTAGTGTTAAGTACCAAGGTGGTCAGACAGCCACAAATGAGCTCAAGCTCAATGTCGAAT GTCCATTTGAAGATATCAGGATGGATGAGTGGCAAGGCGAGGCAACAGAGGATGTGGCAAAAAGTGTGATTTGCTCTGTGTCCTACAAGTGCAAGAAAAATACACCAGTCATCGTGTGGAATTACGAAAACATGCAGAATTCACCAAATTCTAAAAGAATCTCCAGCAACACCTTTAAAACTGTGTCGAATCTAACCTTCATTGGCTCTCTAGAGGATGACGGTAAATCTTTGACCTGCACTGCTCGGTTTATGACTGGGGAGACCTCAGCCTCTGCAATCCTTCATATAAAAA AATATGTGGAAGAAACGGATCCACATGAAAAAAACT tGCTAAGCAATCTGGCTGCTACCGTCCCTTCCAGATTCAAGGCCCTTACACGCTCCTGTGTGGTGATTCCCTGCAGCTTCCAGCACCACGACGATCTGCCTATGACACGTGGGATCTGGTCCAAAAAAGCTGGGGGTGTTGTCTATCATAATGGCCGGAGTAATGTGCTTGACCATTTCAAGGATCGCACCAGAATATTAGGAGACTTGAGCGAGGGAAATTGCACACTTGAGATTGATGACATCAAGCCCTTTGACAATGGGCCCTTCTGTTTCCATGCAGAGAGACAAAACGACAAATACAAATTCAGcaacagctgtgtttttattattatgaaag CTTCCCCAGAAAAGCCAGTGATAACCCCAGTCCCAGCAGAAGTCGATGCTGGCTCAACAGTCTCTGTCTCGTGTTCTGTGACGCACACGTGTCCCTCACATCCTCCAGTGTTTTCATGGAGTGTCCCTCACTTCACCAGTAAgatcacacacactgagacaacACAAGGCATCTGGGAGACAACTTCCACCATCACTTTCATGGCTGCTGGAGGAGACGGAGTCCAAAGCCTAAACTGTACTGCCACTTCCTGGCGCGGCAAGCAACAAGCCAGCACAGTCAAACTGAACGTGAAGG GATCCCTGACGTACCAGTTGAAAAGAACTCTCCAAGTAGTTATCCCAGTCTCAATTCTAGTTTTGATTATAATCACCTTAGCTGCAGTGTTTGGAGTGGTCATCTATAGGAAAAG GAGGCATACTAATGACTCTCTAACACCACCACCTCGGCCTGAGAAAAG GAGATCGCTATGGGGTAGATTATCCAG GAGGTCCATTTGGAGCAGATTTTCCCG TAGAGTGGATGATGATCACGTTGGTTGGCACGCTGAGAGAAAACCCAG AAACAACATCACCACTAAAAATTGTGACACTCCAATCGCTAAGCAACGTTTTCCATCCCCAAAGAA TAATCGGAGACCTCCTCGCCCCGTCAAGCCTGAAGATAACTGTGCAGTG GATTACAATGTGTATGGCAATATTTGA
- the LOC133983788 gene encoding myelin-associated glycoprotein, which produces MENDRKMMMLCLLLAAISSPVFTGEWKASVAKNLDALVTSCAVIPCSFTHAQDELPHSRLRGIWHRSTNREQRIYHDDQTTILETFRGRTKLLGNLGQGNCTLEIKEIKDHDNGPYCFRVELVTTGTETSKIDKFSFVEDCVNFKMITEPPKPTLIPPKTAIQGHPYTITCLVRHTCPSHIPQLTWSRGTAEEILEVHREIHQGTWEAQSTLTFIPEEKDDHTGITCTAGFFGGGKSTEKLTLYVKRTENYNHIIIPAVVGIGTAMIVGGLCIFMVKKYKNRIAELQSQDGTMWNRLSRMSRRFRSDGPKPSHTDRRRSIWSRFSRRPKADRQDFVHMPNNACSKSSADQKVSKPHFPSPKSQPKSYNYKEELDDGDDYINTADLNVYGNL; this is translated from the exons ATGGAGAACGACAGAAAGATGATGATGCTCTGTCTGCTTTTGGCAG CTATTAGCAGCCCTGTGTTTACTGGAGAGTGGAAGGCCTCTGTTGCCAAAAACCTTGATGCCCTTGTTACATCCTGTGCCGTGATACCCTGTTCATTTACCCATGCTCAAGATGAGCTGCCCCACTCCAGACTCAGGGGGATCTGGCATCGTTCAACAAACCGAGAACAACGCATCTATCATGATGATCAGACGACGATCTTGGAAACCTTTCGCGGCCGCACAAAGTTGTTGGGAAATTTGGGCCAGGGCAACTGCACATTGGAAATAAAGGAAATTAAAGATCATGACAATGGCCCTTACTGTTTTCGGGTTGAATTGGTAACAACAGGGACTGAAACATCCAAAATTGACAAGTTCTCCTTTGTTGAGGATTGTGTCaactttaaaatgatca cTGAACCTCCAAAACCAACTCTGATTCCACCAAAGACAGCCATTCAAGGTCATCCCTACACCATCACCTGTTTAGTCCGCCATACCTGCCCCTCCCATATACCTCAACTCACATGGAGTAGAGGCACTGCAGAGGAGATCCTTGAGGTTCACAGAGAAATTCATCAAGGTACCTGGGAGGCTCAGTCCACTCTGACTTTCATCCCTGAGGAGAAGGATGACCACACAGGCATCACCTGCACTGCTggattttttggaggggggAAATCCACTGAAAAACTTACGCTTTATGTAAAAC GTACAGAAAACTATAACCACATCATCATTCCAGCAGTAGTGGGGATAGGCACTGCTATGATCGTTGGAGGCCTCTGTATTTTCATGGTGAAAAAATACAA GAATCGCATCGCAGAGCTCCAAAGTCAGGATGGCAC CATGTGGAACCGGCTTTCCAGGATGTCTCGCAG GTTTCGTTCTGATGGCCCCAAACCATCTCATACTGATCGAAG AAGATCTATTTGGAGCAGATTTTCGAG AAGGCCTAAAGCAGACAGGCAGGATTTCGTTCATAt GCCCAATAATGCATGTTCAAAATCCAGCGCTGACCAGAAAGTGTCCAAGCCTCACTTCCCATCCCCCAAGAG TCAACCAAAATCCTACAATTACAAAGAG GAacttgatgatggtgatgattacATAAACACTGCTGACCTCAACGTCTATGGAAACctctga